One Campylobacter sp. RM16192 genomic region harbors:
- a CDS encoding M16 family metallopeptidase: protein MRKILLFLITAISLFALSQDANLTSGALENGLKYYIKENRLPENKAYFQLVVRAGSADEKPSELGLAHFVEHMAFNGSRDFSKNELIQKLESLGVAFGADLNAYTTYDSTAYMLNIEVNERNLKDVFLVFHNWMDGINFDKDELDKERGVIIEEERSRNTPEYRLYKLHWDDLMEGSIYASRDPIGDMNIVRNVSVSQMKDFYNRMYQPRLMEFVAVGDFKKDEILNCIKDSFSSVKNTNYDTKENRTIPAKNGLNIYNYDSNETAENSIKISFFDKFSPRQTESQIRKAIINLYISNLINTLYEEKTNRENSIQRAVFTNMPIQAQKTMYSFDMKIIGDDQEDSIKDMLSVINGIKIHGFSQSDFDDEKRNLINIINNRYLQSKSKKSADYLRDIVYALELGNVILSDIDSKNVSLKILNELTLDEVNAEFRRILSLDEKSVSIFSSKGYRLGKEKFEQLANDIKPYTSHLKSFKLPSKLINKEIKPGKIISKKFDEKHKIWSYTLENNATVILKTLKNEKNLISFAAVSKGGVSNLTRPQLGEFATTLSNESGAGEFNNYQISKILNGKYLSYQKQISSLSHGFYGKSSTSDIESLVEAIYLEFNSPRVDDDMLKKIKTKRIEDLAKRESLPSYKFSKEFSEFYYNGNERKKHFSRSDIEAVKFNDLKDIVNDKFTNASSYTFIFVGDFKETDMEPFIKKYIATLPAKFNSENFIDDGVRGLDGVHIFERFYQTSNRSDVIVKMKNVQNEYSKFDLIKISALGEVLKMALRENIREEKGETYGISLSTRLNKHPYIHSRVEISFTTSPQKLDSVLDGIKKTISNLKSKGALDRYIQSYKKSTILKLKQKYEQSGFWLNELVSSKIYDNEIFSLDEYEKFVSMITNEDIKNAAKLYLKEDNMIIGINSPIK from the coding sequence ATGAGAAAAATTTTACTATTTTTAATTACCGCCATTAGTCTTTTTGCTCTTTCTCAAGATGCAAATTTGACTTCAGGAGCTCTTGAAAACGGACTAAAATATTATATTAAAGAAAATAGATTGCCGGAAAATAAGGCATATTTTCAGCTTGTTGTACGCGCAGGCTCTGCGGATGAAAAGCCAAGCGAGCTTGGTTTAGCGCATTTTGTTGAACATATGGCATTTAATGGGAGTAGGGACTTTAGTAAAAACGAGTTGATACAAAAACTTGAGAGTTTAGGCGTGGCATTTGGCGCTGATTTGAACGCTTATACGACTTATGACTCAACGGCTTACATGCTAAATATAGAGGTAAACGAGCGAAATTTAAAAGATGTTTTTTTGGTTTTTCATAACTGGATGGATGGAATTAACTTCGATAAAGATGAGCTTGATAAGGAGCGCGGGGTAATTATAGAGGAAGAGAGATCTAGAAATACTCCTGAATATAGGCTTTATAAACTACATTGGGATGATTTAATGGAAGGGAGTATCTATGCTAGTAGAGACCCGATAGGTGATATGAATATAGTAAGAAATGTTAGCGTAAGCCAGATGAAAGACTTTTATAATAGGATGTATCAGCCTAGACTTATGGAATTTGTAGCTGTAGGAGACTTTAAAAAAGATGAAATTCTAAACTGTATAAAAGATAGTTTTTCTTCTGTTAAAAATACGAATTATGATACTAAAGAAAACAGAACTATACCTGCTAAAAACGGACTTAATATCTACAACTATGATTCAAATGAAACCGCTGAAAATTCTATTAAAATTTCATTTTTTGATAAATTTTCACCAAGACAAACTGAATCGCAAATTCGCAAAGCGATTATAAATCTATATATTTCAAATTTGATAAATACGCTTTATGAAGAGAAAACAAATAGAGAAAATTCTATTCAAAGAGCGGTTTTTACAAATATGCCGATTCAGGCGCAAAAGACAATGTATAGCTTTGATATGAAAATCATAGGAGATGATCAAGAGGACTCTATAAAAGATATGTTAAGCGTTATTAACGGCATAAAAATTCATGGATTTAGCCAAAGCGACTTTGATGATGAGAAGAGAAATTTAATCAACATTATCAATAATAGATATCTGCAATCAAAGAGTAAAAAATCAGCCGATTATCTAAGAGATATAGTCTATGCCCTTGAGCTTGGAAATGTGATTTTAAGCGATATTGATAGCAAAAATGTAAGTCTTAAAATTTTAAACGAATTAACTCTTGATGAGGTTAATGCTGAATTTAGACGAATCTTGAGCCTTGATGAAAAGAGCGTCAGTATATTTAGTTCTAAAGGATATAGGCTTGGTAAGGAGAAATTTGAACAGCTTGCAAATGATATAAAGCCATATACATCTCATCTTAAAAGCTTTAAATTGCCTTCAAAACTGATAAATAAAGAGATAAAACCAGGCAAAATTATCTCAAAAAAATTTGATGAAAAGCATAAAATTTGGAGTTATACTCTTGAAAATAATGCTACTGTGATTCTAAAAACTCTTAAAAATGAGAAAAATTTAATATCTTTCGCGGCTGTTAGTAAAGGAGGTGTCTCAAACCTTACCAGACCTCAGCTAGGAGAGTTTGCAACTACACTTTCAAATGAAAGTGGGGCGGGAGAGTTTAATAACTACCAGATAAGTAAAATTTTAAACGGAAAATACTTAAGTTATCAAAAGCAAATAAGCTCTTTATCTCATGGGTTTTACGGCAAGAGTAGCACTAGCGATATAGAGTCTTTAGTGGAAGCCATATATCTTGAGTTTAATTCCCCAAGAGTTGATGATGATATGCTAAAAAAGATTAAGACTAAAAGAATAGAAGATCTTGCTAAAAGAGAGTCTTTGCCGAGCTATAAATTTTCTAAAGAGTTTAGCGAATTTTATTACAACGGCAATGAGCGTAAAAAGCATTTTAGCAGAAGCGATATAGAGGCGGTTAAATTTAATGACTTAAAAGATATAGTAAATGATAAATTTACTAACGCTTCATCTTATACATTTATTTTTGTCGGAGATTTCAAAGAGACCGATATGGAGCCGTTTATTAAAAAATACATAGCTACCTTGCCTGCTAAATTTAATAGCGAAAATTTTATAGATGACGGCGTAAGGGGTTTAGATGGAGTTCATATATTTGAGCGATTTTATCAGACTTCAAATCGTAGCGATGTGATAGTAAAGATGAAAAACGTTCAAAATGAGTATTCTAAATTTGATTTAATAAAAATTTCTGCTCTTGGAGAGGTGCTTAAAATGGCGCTTAGAGAGAATATACGCGAAGAAAAAGGTGAGACTTACGGAATCTCTTTGAGTACTAGACTAAATAAACATCCTTATATTCATTCAAGAGTAGAAATATCGTTTACGACTTCTCCTCAAAAACTTGATAGCGTTCTTGATGGAATAAAAAAGACGATATCAAATTTAAAGAGTAAAGGTGCGCTTGATAGATATATTCAAAGCTATAAAAAATCTACTATTTTAAAGCTAAAACAAAAATATGAGCAATCCGGTTTTTGGCTAAATGAGTTGGTATCAAGCAAGATATATGATAATGAGATATTTAGTCTGGATGAGTATGAGAAATTTGTTAGCATGATAACAAATGAGGATATCAAAAATGCAGCTAAGCTATACCTAAAAGAAGATAATATGATAATAGGTATAAACAGTCCTATTAAGTAG
- a CDS encoding tetratricopeptide repeat protein, with protein sequence MKKILAFALLSLSVFAGDFEDGLAAYKNADYASAFEKFNTACMNKNAAGCEQVALMYHTGKSVKKDVSKAFSLYLQACEAGQKHSCSMAGGMQDMGEGTKIDKENAMKLLVKACDLNDAHSCAVVGSFHLEKQTPDSLKTAKNLFQKACDLGDRLGCMWAEDLSRSKKI encoded by the coding sequence ATGAAAAAAATTTTAGCATTTGCACTGCTATCCTTAAGTGTTTTCGCAGGTGATTTTGAAGACGGTTTAGCTGCATACAAAAATGCCGATTATGCAAGTGCATTTGAAAAATTTAACACAGCTTGTATGAATAAAAACGCTGCAGGTTGCGAGCAAGTAGCGTTGATGTATCATACAGGCAAAAGCGTTAAAAAAGATGTCAGTAAAGCATTTTCATTATATCTTCAGGCTTGCGAAGCAGGACAAAAGCATAGTTGCTCAATGGCTGGCGGAATGCAAGATATGGGAGAAGGAACAAAGATTGATAAAGAAAATGCAATGAAACTATTAGTAAAAGCTTGCGATCTTAACGATGCTCACTCTTGTGCCGTAGTCGGTTCTTTTCATCTTGAAAAACAAACGCCTGACAGTTTAAAAACGGCAAAAAATCTCTTTCAAAAAGCTTGCGATCTAGGCGACCGCTTGGGATGTATGTGGGCCGAGGATCTAAGTAGATCAAAGAAAATATAA
- a CDS encoding M48 family metallopeptidase has translation MAVKTTCIKFDKFDVTLNFKRIKSIRIKISKTGKISLSLPYFCTQKQAFEILNKNTEWIEKTHSKILENLPNSDEFRLLGKAYKLKFDENIKNIKIVDKEIWTPSLKRLEKYKKDEAKKIFYGLIEKFRPFVGKDINRIVIRNMQTRWGSCNSRKGYINLNLNLIEKPIELIEYVVLHELTHLIYPHHKKSFYDFIASIMPNFRDLEKALNNKNL, from the coding sequence ATGGCAGTCAAAACGACTTGTATAAAATTTGATAAATTTGATGTTACGCTCAATTTTAAAAGAATAAAATCAATTCGCATTAAAATTTCAAAAACAGGTAAAATTTCGCTCTCATTACCGTATTTTTGCACCCAAAAGCAGGCATTTGAAATACTGAATAAAAATACAGAGTGGATAGAAAAAACTCACTCCAAAATTTTAGAAAATTTGCCAAACAGTGATGAATTTAGGTTACTTGGTAAGGCTTATAAGCTCAAATTTGATGAAAATATAAAAAACATAAAAATAGTTGATAAAGAAATTTGGACTCCGAGCTTAAAAAGGCTCGAAAAGTATAAAAAAGATGAGGCCAAAAAGATTTTTTATGGGCTGATAGAGAAATTTAGGCCATTCGTTGGTAAAGATATAAACAGAATCGTAATCAGAAATATGCAAACCAGATGGGGTAGCTGTAACTCTCGCAAAGGCTATATAAACCTAAATCTAAATTTGATAGAAAAACCAATAGAATTAATCGAATATGTAGTGCTTCATGAGCTCACGCATCTAATATATCCACATCATAAAAAGAGTTTTTATGATTTTATCGCTTCAATTATGCCAAATTTTAGAGATCTTGAAAAAGCCTTAAACAATAAAAATTTATAA
- a CDS encoding MATE family efflux transporter, with protein MNLSLRKLALPIFLDMFLHFVTLIINTYMVTKVSIHLVGAMGAGNQVMDLFMTIFSFLSVGCSVVAAQALGAKNKNLATRIVHASITFNTIFGIVAATFLYFQGYLVLEILRVPENLLDESYSYLHILGFALFIDGMGMVLAAVLRVYNFATAVMFVSLLMNIITLIGNAIALFGWFGLPNYGLYGVGISTLMGRLAGVVVLFIILIKIAKVRIYIKMLLTLPFNILRKILSIGVPSAGENLLWMAQYMVAFGFVASMGEASLNVQTIYFQITLLILLCGASISVANEVIVGHLVGAMRFEEAYIRAFRALKLGFIATLAVVLITYFAKDEIMNRLNLTDELKQIMLPLFTLSIILETGRTFNIVIVNALRASGDAKFPLITGAIFMWGVSLPLGYYLGIMQNMGIIGVWIGFVADEWLRGLVNTWRWKSRKWQSKRLV; from the coding sequence ATGAACCTGTCGCTTAGAAAGCTCGCACTTCCCATATTTTTAGATATGTTTTTACATTTTGTAACACTTATTATAAATACATATATGGTTACAAAAGTAAGCATTCATCTAGTGGGTGCGATGGGTGCAGGAAATCAAGTCATGGATCTTTTCATGACCATATTTAGCTTTTTAAGCGTTGGTTGCTCTGTAGTAGCAGCTCAAGCCTTGGGCGCAAAGAATAAAAATTTAGCTACAAGAATAGTGCATGCAAGCATTACATTTAATACGATTTTTGGGATAGTTGCGGCTACATTTTTATATTTTCAGGGATACTTGGTGCTTGAAATATTAAGAGTGCCTGAAAATTTACTCGATGAGAGCTACAGCTACCTACATATTTTAGGTTTTGCACTATTTATCGACGGAATGGGTATGGTGCTGGCGGCTGTTTTAAGAGTGTATAATTTCGCAACAGCGGTTATGTTTGTATCGTTACTAATGAACATTATTACGCTTATTGGAAACGCTATTGCGCTATTTGGCTGGTTTGGACTACCAAACTACGGTCTTTACGGAGTAGGAATTTCTACGCTCATGGGCCGACTAGCAGGCGTTGTCGTGCTATTTATAATTTTAATCAAAATAGCAAAGGTAAGAATTTATATAAAAATGCTTCTAACATTGCCATTTAATATCCTGCGCAAAATTCTATCTATCGGGGTTCCAAGTGCTGGCGAAAATCTATTATGGATGGCGCAATATATGGTCGCATTTGGCTTTGTAGCAAGCATGGGAGAGGCTAGTCTAAACGTGCAAACAATATACTTTCAAATAACTCTACTAATACTTCTATGCGGAGCCAGCATTAGCGTAGCAAACGAGGTTATCGTCGGACATTTAGTAGGCGCAATGAGATTTGAAGAGGCTTATATAAGGGCTTTTAGGGCTTTAAAACTTGGTTTTATAGCAACCTTAGCCGTTGTTTTAATAACATATTTTGCAAAAGATGAGATTATGAACAGGCTAAATTTAACAGACGAGCTAAAACAGATAATGCTTCCGCTATTTACACTATCGATAATTCTTGAAACAGGACGAACTTTTAATATAGTGATAGTAAATGCTCTTAGGGCAAGCGGAGATGCGAAATTTCCACTAATCACGGGAGCTATATTTATGTGGGGTGTTAGTTTGCCACTTGGATACTATTTAGGAATCATGCAAAATATGGGCATAATAGGAGTCTGGATAGGGTTTGTAGCCGATGAGTGGCTAAGAGGACTTGTAAATACATGGCGATGGAAGAGTAGAAAATGGCAGTCAAAACGACTTGTATAA